A region of Natribaculum luteum DNA encodes the following proteins:
- a CDS encoding adenosylhomocysteinase, which yields MTEYPSISEQLDDVDAARAEGRRKMDWAAQHMPILERVREEFEAEQPLEGERIGMAMHVEAKTAILVETLAEGGAEVAVTGCNPLSTHDDVSAALDAHESITSYAKRGVDDEEYYDAIHAVVAHEPTITVDDGMDLVALIHEEYPELIDSIVGGAEETTTGVHRLRAMDADGALEYPVFAVNDTPMKRLFDNVHGTGESSLASIAMTTNLSWAGKNVVVAGYGYCGKGVAKKAAGQNANVIVTEVEPRRALEAHMEGYDVMPMSEAAEVGDVFLTTTGNRDVIVEEHFEKMQDGVLLANAGHFDIEIDLEALDDLAVDRYEARDGVEAYELADGRRLNVIAEGRLVNLAAPVSLGHPVEVMDQSFGIQAVCVRELLENGDEYDPGVHDVPDELDREIAEIKLEAEGVEYDALTDVQREYMGSWDHGT from the coding sequence ATGACCGAGTATCCGTCGATCAGCGAGCAGCTAGACGACGTCGACGCCGCTCGAGCGGAGGGCCGGCGCAAGATGGACTGGGCGGCCCAGCACATGCCCATCCTCGAGCGCGTCCGCGAGGAGTTCGAGGCCGAGCAGCCACTCGAGGGCGAGCGGATCGGGATGGCGATGCACGTCGAGGCGAAGACGGCGATCCTGGTCGAGACGCTCGCCGAGGGTGGCGCGGAGGTCGCCGTCACGGGCTGTAACCCGCTGTCGACCCACGACGACGTCTCGGCAGCGCTCGACGCCCACGAGTCGATCACGAGCTACGCCAAACGGGGCGTCGACGACGAGGAGTACTACGACGCCATCCACGCCGTGGTCGCGCACGAACCCACGATCACGGTCGACGACGGGATGGACCTCGTCGCCCTGATCCACGAGGAGTACCCCGAACTCATCGACTCCATCGTCGGCGGCGCGGAGGAGACGACGACGGGCGTCCACCGCCTGCGCGCGATGGACGCCGACGGCGCGCTCGAGTACCCCGTCTTCGCGGTCAACGACACGCCGATGAAGCGGCTGTTCGACAACGTCCACGGCACCGGCGAGTCCTCGCTGGCGTCGATCGCCATGACCACGAACCTCTCGTGGGCCGGCAAGAACGTCGTCGTCGCCGGCTACGGCTACTGTGGCAAGGGCGTCGCGAAGAAGGCAGCGGGCCAGAACGCGAACGTCATCGTTACCGAGGTCGAGCCCCGCCGCGCGCTCGAGGCCCACATGGAAGGCTACGACGTGATGCCCATGTCAGAAGCGGCCGAAGTCGGCGACGTCTTCCTCACGACGACGGGTAACCGCGACGTCATCGTCGAGGAGCACTTCGAGAAGATGCAAGACGGCGTCTTGCTCGCCAACGCCGGCCACTTCGACATCGAGATCGACCTCGAGGCGCTCGACGACCTCGCCGTGGATCGCTACGAGGCCCGCGACGGCGTCGAGGCCTACGAACTCGCGGACGGCCGTCGGCTGAACGTCATCGCCGAGGGCCGACTCGTCAACCTCGCCGCGCCAGTCTCGCTCGGCCACCCCGTCGAGGTGATGGACCAGAGCTTCGGTATCCAGGCTGTCTGCGTCCGCGAACTACTGGAGAACGGCGACGAGTACGACCCCGGCGTCCACGACGTCCCCGACGAACTCGACCGGGAGATCGCCGAGATCAAACTCGAGGCCGAAGGTGTCGAGTACGACGCGCTGACCGACGTCCAGCGCGAGTATATGGGCTCGTGGGACCACGGAACGTAG
- a CDS encoding CPBP family intramembrane glutamic endopeptidase encodes METLSRTDGRVRSVVVAALLTAAGFLAAQLLTIPALLVDPSIATSPAAATREAVIAFFTLNFTGFFVAGGLYLAVTGRGWSYLDLRFPTRRGWLYVLAGVAGSIGFIFLVGIVTQVLDLPASQNQVVEFVGDDPTMVLILIVIVFLLNAPAEEFLFRNVVQKRLYDAFSKMGAVVVTSLIFALIHIPSFGVAADGTAAAPAELAVSLAVVFGGSVIFGYLYAKTDNLVVPIAAHAAFNAFQFGLLYIALEYGPEELETAMALLPA; translated from the coding sequence ATGGAAACGCTATCGCGTACGGACGGACGCGTCCGGTCGGTGGTCGTGGCCGCCCTCCTGACTGCCGCCGGATTCCTCGCCGCGCAACTCCTGACGATTCCCGCTCTCCTGGTCGATCCGTCGATCGCCACCTCGCCTGCAGCTGCGACGCGCGAGGCGGTGATCGCCTTCTTCACGCTCAACTTCACGGGCTTTTTCGTCGCCGGCGGGCTGTACCTGGCGGTGACCGGACGCGGCTGGTCGTACCTCGACTTGCGGTTCCCGACGCGGCGGGGATGGCTCTACGTCCTCGCGGGCGTCGCCGGCAGCATCGGTTTCATCTTCCTCGTCGGGATCGTCACGCAGGTGCTCGACCTGCCGGCCTCGCAGAACCAGGTCGTCGAGTTCGTCGGCGACGACCCGACGATGGTGTTGATCCTCATCGTGATCGTCTTCCTGCTCAACGCTCCCGCCGAGGAGTTTCTCTTCCGGAACGTCGTCCAGAAGCGCCTCTACGATGCGTTCAGCAAGATGGGCGCGGTCGTCGTCACGAGCCTCATCTTCGCACTCATCCACATCCCCTCGTTCGGGGTCGCCGCCGACGGCACCGCCGCTGCGCCGGCCGAACTCGCGGTCTCGCTGGCCGTCGTCTTCGGCGGCTCGGTCATCTTCGGTTACCTCTACGCGAAGACCGACAACCTCGTCGTCCCCATCGCCGCTCACGCCGCGTTCAACGCCTTCCAGTTCGGTCTCCTCTACATCGCCCTCGAGTACGGCCCCGAGGAACTCGAGACGGCGATGGCGCTGCTCCCAGCGTAG
- the hjc gene encoding Holliday junction resolvase Hjc, whose protein sequence is MSSAKGDRRERELVNKLDDAGFAVMRAPASGSATERELPDVLAGDGDVFYAIEAKSSAGKPIYLTGEEVEALIYFAQNFGAKPRIGVRFDREDWYFFHPGDLHVTDGGNYRVKKETALADGTDFPEFVGESTKVTLDELGEQRPDHDPDVLRVLTAVEQGELSVEEAAAMLES, encoded by the coding sequence ATGTCAAGCGCCAAGGGCGACCGGCGCGAGCGCGAACTCGTCAACAAACTCGACGACGCGGGCTTCGCTGTGATGCGTGCCCCCGCAAGCGGCTCTGCGACGGAACGCGAACTGCCCGACGTACTGGCCGGCGACGGCGACGTCTTCTACGCGATCGAGGCCAAATCGAGCGCCGGAAAGCCGATCTACCTCACCGGCGAGGAGGTCGAGGCGCTCATCTACTTCGCACAGAACTTCGGTGCGAAGCCCCGGATCGGCGTACGGTTCGACCGCGAGGACTGGTACTTCTTTCACCCCGGCGACCTCCACGTCACCGACGGCGGAAACTACCGCGTCAAAAAGGAGACGGCCCTCGCCGACGGCACTGACTTTCCGGAGTTCGTCGGCGAGTCGACGAAGGTCACCCTCGACGAACTCGGCGAGCAGCGACCCGACCACGACCCCGACGTGTTGCGCGTGCTGACCGCCGTCGAGCAGGGCGAACTGTCGGTCGAGGAAGCCGCGGCGATGCTCGAGTCCTGA